In Mustela nigripes isolate SB6536 chromosome 12, MUSNIG.SB6536, whole genome shotgun sequence, one DNA window encodes the following:
- the PCDH1 gene encoding protocadherin-1 isoform X2 codes for MVSRAGGRRCPEAALLILDPARMGPPRPNPGPGGQRLLLPPLPLALLLLLAASPGHATRVVYKVPEEQPPNTLIGSLAADYGFPDVGHLYKLEVGAPYLRVDGKTGDIFTTETSIDREGLRECQNQLPGEPCILEFEVSITDLVQNGSPRLLEGQIEVQDINDNTPNFASPVITLPIPENTNIGSLFPIPVASDRDAGPNGVASYELQAGPEAQELFGLQVAEDQEGKQPQLIVMGNLDRERWDSYDLTIKVQDGGSPPRASSALLRVTVLDTNDNAPKFERPSYEAELSENSPIGHSVIQVKANDSDQGANAEIDYTFHQAPEVVRRLLRLDRNTGLITVQGPVDREDLSTLRFSVLAKDRGTNPKSARAQVVVTVKDMNDNAPTIEIRGIGLVTHQDGMANISEDVAEETAVALVQVSDRDEGENAAVTCVVANDVPFQLRQASETGSDSKKKYFLQTTTPLDYEKVKDYTIEIVAVDSGNPPLSSTNSLKVQVVDVNDNAPVFTQSVTEVAFPENNKPGEVVAEVTASDADSGSNAELVYSLEPEPAAKGLFTISPDTGEIRVKTSLDREQRDSYELKVVAADRGSPSLQGTATVLVNVLDCNDNDPKFMLSGYNFSVMENMPALSPVGMVTVIDGDKGENARVQLTVEQDNGDFVIQNGTGTILSSLSFDREHQSTYTFQLKAVDGGVPPRSAYVGVTINVLDENDNAPFITAPSNTSHQLLTPQTRLGETVSQVTAEDIDSGVNAELTYSIAGGNPYGLFQIGSHSGAITLEKEIERRHHGLHRLVVKVSDRGKPPRYGTALVHLYVNETLANRTLLETLLGHSLDTPLDIDIAGDPEYERSKQRGNILFGVVAGVVAVALLIALAVLVRYCRQREAKSGYQAGKKETKDLYAPKPSSKASKGNKGKGKKSKSPKPVKPVEDEDEAGLQKSLKFNLMSDAPGDSPRIHLPLNYPPGSPDLGRHYRSNSPLPSIQLQPQSPSASKKHQVVQDLPPANTFVGTGDTTSTGSEQYSDYSYRTNPPKYPSKQLPHRRVTFSATSQAQELQDPSQHSYYDSGLEESETPSSKSSSGPRLGPLALPEDHYERTTPDGSIGEMEHPENEPAGRSRP; via the exons ATGGTCAGCAGGGCCGGCGGCCGGCGCTGCCCCGAGGCGG CCCTCCTGATTCTAGATCCTGCCAGGATGGGGCCCCCGAGGCCCAACCCAGGCCCCGGGGGGCAACGGTTGCTGCTGCCCCCCTTGCCACTGGCACTGCTGCTTCTGCTGGCGGCATCCCCAGGCCATGCCACTCGGGTGGTGTACAAGGTGCCGGAGGAACAGCCACCCAACACCCTTATTGGGAGCCTTGCTGCGGACTATGGTTTTCCAGACGTGGGCCACCTGTACAAACTAGAGGTAGGCGCCCCATACCTGCGAGTGGACGGCAAGACGGGAGACATCTTCACCACGGAGACGTCTATTGACCGCGAGGGGCTCCGTGAATGCCAGAACCAGCTTCCTGGTGAGCCTTGCATCCTGGAGTTTGAGGTGTCTATTACAGACCTCGTGCAGAACGGCAGTCCCCGGCTGTTAGAGGGCCAGATAGAGGTACAGGACATCAATGACAACACACCCAACTTCGCCTCGCCAGTCATCACGCTCCCCATCCCTGAGAACACCAACATTGGCTCACTCTTCCCCATCCCAGTGGCTTCTGACCGCGACGCCGGCCCCAACGGTGTGGCATCTTATGAACTGCAGGCCGGGCCTGAGGCCCAGGAGCTGTTTGGGCTTCAGGTGGCAGAGGACCAGGAGGGGAAGCAGCCACAGCTCATCGTGATGGGCAACCTAGACCGGGAGCGCTGGGATTCCTATGACCTCACCATCAAGGTGCAGGATGGCGGCAGCCCCCCACGCGCCAGCAGTGCCCTGCTGCGCGTCACTGTGCTTGATACCAACGACAACGCCCCCAAGTTCGAGCGGCCCTCCTACGAGGCTGAACTGTCCGAGAACAGCCCCATAGGCCACTCAGTCATCCAG GTGAAGGCCAATGACTCGGACCAAGGCGCCAACGCAGAGATCGACTATACATTCCACCAGGCACCTGAGGTGGTGAGGCGTCTTCTGCGACTGGACAGGAACACTGGACTTATCACTGTGCAGGGCCCCGTGGATCGCGAGGACCTGAGTACCCTGCGCTTCTCTGTGCTCGCCAAGGACCGAGGCACCAACCCCAAGAGTGCCCGTGCCCAAGTGGTGGTGACTGTGAAGGACATGAACGACAACGCCCCCACCATTGAGATCCGGGGCATAGGGTTGGTGACCCATCAAGATGGGATGGCTAATATCTCGGAGGATGTGGCAGAGGAGACAGCTGTGGCCCTGGTGCAGGTATCTGACCGAGATGAGGGAGAGAACGCAGCTGTCACCTGTGTGGTGGCAAATGACGTGCCCTTCCAGCTGCGCCAGGCCAGTGAGACGGGAAGTGACAGCAAAAAGAAGTACTTCTTACAGACCACCACTCCACTCGATTACGAGAAGGTCAAAGACTACACCATAGAGATTGTGGCCGTGGACTCTGGCAACCCCCCGCTCTCTAGCACCAACTCCCTCAAGGTGCAGGTGGTAGACGTCAATGACAATGCCCCTGTGTTCACCCAGAGTGTCACTGAGGTTGCCTTCCCAGAAAACAACAAGCCGGGTGAAGTGGTCGCCGAAGTCACTGCCAGTGATGCCGACTCAGGCTCTAACGCGGAGCTGGTTTACTCTCTGGAGCCAGAGCCAGCTGCCAAGGGCCTCTTCACTATCTCTCCTGACACTGGAGAGATCCGGGTGAAGACATCCCTTGATCGGGAACAGCGGGATAGTTATGAGTTAAAGGTGGTGGCCGCTGACCGGGGCAGTCCCAGCCTGCAGGGCACAGCCACCGTCCTTGTCAATGTGCTGGACTGCAATGACAATGACCCCAAGTTTATGCTGAGTGGCTACAACTTCTCAGTGATGGAGAACATGCCGGCACTGAGTCCAGTGGGCATGGTGACCGTCATTGATGGGGACAAAGGGGAGAACGCCCGGGTACAGCTCACGGTGGAGCAGGACAATGGTGATTTCGTTATCCAAAATGGCACAGGCACCATCCTCTCCAGCCTGAGCTTTGATCGGGAGCATCAGAGCACCTATACCTTCCAGCTGAAGGCAGTGGACGGGGGTGTCCCACCTCGCTCAGCGTATGTGGGTGTCACCATCAACGTGCTGGATGAGAATGACAACGCACCCTTCATCACAGCCCCTTCCAACACCTCCCACCAGCTGTTGACCCCACAGACACGTCTTGGTGAGACGGTCAGCCAGGTGACAGCTGAGGACATTGACTCCGGGGTCAATGCGGAGTTGACCTACAGCATCGCTGGTGGCAATCCTTACGGACTCTTCCAGATTGGATCCCATTCAGGGGCCATCACCCTTGAGAAGGAGATTGAGCGGCGCCATCATGGGCTCCACCGCCTGGTGGTGAAAGTCAGTGACCGAGGCAAGCCCCCGCGCTATGGCACGGCCTTGGTCCACCTTTACGTCAATGAGACCCTGGCCAACCGCACCCTTCTGGAGACCCTGCTGGGCCACAGCCTGGACACGCCACTGGACATCGATATTGCTGGGGATCCAGAATATGAGCGCTCCAAGCAACGTGGCAACATCCTCTTTGGAGTGGTGGCCGGTGTGGTGGCCGTGGCCTTGCTCATTGCCCTGGCAGTGCTTGTGCGCTATTGCCGGCAGCGGGAGGCCAAGAGTGGCTACCAGGCTGGCAAGAAGGAAACCAAGGATCTGTATGCCCCCAAGCCCAGCAGCAAAGCCtccaagggaaacaaaggcaaggGCAAGAAGAGCAAGTCCCCAAAGCCTGTGAAGCCAGTGGAGGACGAGGATGAGGCTGGGCTGCAGAAATCCCTCAAGTTCAACCTGATGAGTGATGCCCCTGGAGACAGCCCCCGCATCCACCTGCCCCTCAACTACCCGCCGGGCAGCCCTGACCTGGGCCGCCACTACCGCTCGAACTCCCCACTGCCTTCCATCCAGCTGCAGCCCCAGTCACCCTCAGCCTCGAAGAAGCACCAAGTGGTGCAGGACCTGCCACCTGCAAACACATTTGTGGGCACTGGTGACACTACATCCACGGGCTCAGAGCAGTACTCCGACTACAGCTACCGCACCAACCCCCCCAAATACCCCAGCAAGCAG